Proteins encoded together in one Octopus bimaculoides isolate UCB-OBI-ISO-001 chromosome 24, ASM119413v2, whole genome shotgun sequence window:
- the LOC106878877 gene encoding uncharacterized protein LOC106878877, whose protein sequence is MKIKCPRYEFTQPEREKTQTEEENIVDQTEESKERQKCETEETKEKNNNRSSSPKKRKKHKSKKRSIENKKEIGKPETNNVREKEERTDKDVKYKGILIKYKNEQMDRKIAKLKGITRVKMQEACVEKCILIRGENYWEYIKEFDENVRTKRVWLVETPPPRTDYLQLIKTEVTVINGRKITRIFQFLELQNC, encoded by the coding sequence atgaagatTAAATGCCCCCGATATGAGTTTACCCAGCCGGAACgagaaaaaacacaaacagaggaggaaaacattgtagaccaAACTGAGGAAtctaaagagagacagaagtgtgaaacagaggaAACAAAAGAGAAGAACAATAACAGGTCTTCTAGCCCTAAAAAGCGGAAGAAACATAAGTCAAAGAAACGGTCAATAGAGAACAAAAAGGAGATAGGAAAGCCAGAGACTAATAATGTACGAGAAaaggaggagagaacggataaagatgttAAATATAAGgggattttgataaaatataagaaCGAGCAGATGGACAGAAAGATCGCGAAGTTGAAGGGAATAACAAGAGTGAAGATGCAGGAAGCCTGTGTTGAGAAGTGCATTTTGATACGCGGGGAAAActactgggagtacataaaagaatTTGATGAGAATGTAAGAACGAAACGGGtttggttggtggagacaccaccccctagaactgattatttacAGTTGATAAAGACGGAAGTAACAGTGATTAATGGGAGAAAAATAACACgaatatttcaatttttggaGTTGCAAAACTGTTAA